One stretch of Streptomyces sp. R21 DNA includes these proteins:
- a CDS encoding ATP-binding cassette domain-containing protein, whose amino-acid sequence MASLTYDLTLAGLSVGSAAALTGIGLIVTHRATGVLNFAHGAIAMVCAYVLRQFTVEWHWPLAFGAAVTLLVVAPAIGVVLERFVFRPLSVLGSDPAQTLVASIGLFVLLVGGAALIWGTGARADAPTPVSADPWGQLAVAVVLAVGVGAVTRWTRFGRELRAVVDDRSLAVLGGIDADRVAAAGWAFGSFTAGLTGVLLAPYVRLDPYGMPLLVMEVMAVAVAARMRSLPVAVVVALGIGVAQSQLTRVHPSGWAEPLFQAVGANLFVVALLVAALVLPGVGTRDALPRTATARVPTPPGAWIVAAVLFLLPLGFAGSDLHTSVQVPALGVVLLSLVVVTGRGGQISLGQAAYAGLGALFTALLAAGRFPGLPRLPELAALALAVVLVAPLGVLTGWPAISRHGLALALATFAVGVGVSRFVFAQPYATAGLSLDRPTGFDGDRAYYVLELGLLGAALLAAHALRRGRTGRALAAMRDHESGASAAGVRVPALKLSAFVAGAALAALGGGMLGMGLRAFDPGAYDPVRGLLWFAAIVVLGADSTLGALAAAALLVGLDAGTRGGLAAALIGLLAVLVGRFPGGPYEALHTAASRLRLRRRVTLTPVGAGVRRELRAGFGRAPEVTGRGATPLEAPPPGGGRATPEAERSGEGAARPASHGVAAHATGTSSRQGPGEARILPGAGGTAQPGPTPGSGRAAPQAEQPGVAGARSGRGPGSGTAGAGQPGGPEQSRQDSRPDGTAETAGSKPAAAQSRWARRASAGSPLPEAAQVLHPLLRARRLRVSYDGFAALDGVDLDVPAGRITAVVGPNGAGKSTLFHCLAGTVRPDGGRVLLGERDMTRRAAHARTRLGVARTFQQLAVFPSLTVAENVRVGAEQGRVADPAAVERALRLLGLAGPVRALPAAELPTGTLRRVELARALAGSPRVLLLDEPAAGLDSAEVTALTRVLRALAADGMALLVVEHDLDLVADLAHTVHVMTAGRIVASGPADRVLATLGTVETTIETGFGR is encoded by the coding sequence ATGGCGTCCCTGACGTACGACCTCACGCTCGCCGGACTCTCGGTCGGCAGCGCCGCCGCGCTCACCGGAATCGGCCTGATCGTGACGCACCGCGCGACGGGCGTCCTGAACTTCGCCCATGGCGCGATCGCGATGGTCTGCGCGTATGTGCTGCGGCAGTTCACGGTGGAGTGGCACTGGCCGCTCGCGTTCGGCGCCGCGGTGACGCTCCTGGTGGTGGCCCCGGCGATCGGTGTGGTCCTGGAGCGCTTCGTCTTCCGCCCGCTGTCCGTACTGGGCAGTGATCCCGCGCAGACCCTGGTGGCCTCCATCGGGCTCTTCGTGCTGCTGGTGGGCGGGGCGGCGCTGATCTGGGGGACCGGGGCGCGCGCGGACGCGCCGACGCCGGTGTCGGCGGACCCGTGGGGGCAGCTGGCGGTGGCGGTCGTCCTGGCCGTCGGCGTCGGCGCCGTCACCCGCTGGACGCGTTTCGGCCGGGAGCTGCGCGCCGTCGTCGACGACCGCTCGCTCGCCGTGCTCGGCGGCATCGACGCGGACCGGGTGGCCGCGGCGGGCTGGGCCTTCGGCTCGTTCACGGCGGGCCTGACGGGCGTGCTCCTCGCCCCCTACGTCCGCCTGGACCCGTACGGCATGCCGCTGCTCGTCATGGAGGTCATGGCCGTCGCGGTGGCCGCCCGGATGCGCAGCCTGCCGGTGGCCGTCGTGGTGGCGCTGGGCATCGGGGTCGCCCAGAGCCAGCTCACCCGTGTGCACCCGTCGGGCTGGGCGGAGCCGCTGTTCCAGGCCGTGGGCGCGAACCTGTTCGTGGTCGCCCTGCTCGTCGCCGCCCTCGTGCTGCCCGGCGTGGGCACCCGGGACGCGCTCCCGCGCACGGCGACGGCCCGGGTGCCCACGCCGCCGGGGGCGTGGATCGTCGCCGCGGTCCTCTTCCTGCTCCCCCTCGGCTTCGCCGGCTCGGACCTGCACACGTCGGTCCAGGTCCCGGCGCTCGGTGTGGTGCTGCTGTCGCTGGTCGTCGTCACCGGACGCGGCGGCCAGATCTCGCTCGGCCAGGCGGCGTACGCGGGCCTCGGCGCCCTCTTCACTGCCCTGCTCGCCGCCGGTCGCTTCCCCGGGCTGCCGCGCCTGCCCGAACTGGCCGCGCTGGCCCTGGCGGTCGTGCTGGTCGCCCCGCTCGGGGTCCTGACCGGCTGGCCGGCGATCAGCCGCCACGGCCTGGCGCTCGCCCTCGCCACCTTCGCGGTGGGCGTCGGCGTCAGCCGCTTCGTCTTCGCCCAGCCGTACGCCACGGCGGGCCTGTCCCTCGACCGTCCCACGGGCTTCGACGGCGACCGCGCGTACTACGTCCTCGAACTCGGCCTCCTCGGGGCCGCGTTGCTGGCCGCCCACGCCCTGCGCCGGGGCCGCACCGGCCGGGCCCTCGCGGCGATGCGCGACCACGAGTCGGGCGCGTCCGCGGCCGGGGTCCGCGTCCCGGCCCTCAAACTCTCCGCCTTCGTCGCGGGCGCCGCGCTGGCGGCGCTCGGCGGCGGCATGCTCGGCATGGGCCTGCGTGCCTTCGACCCCGGCGCATACGACCCCGTCCGCGGCCTCCTCTGGTTCGCCGCGATCGTCGTCCTCGGCGCCGACAGCACCCTCGGCGCCCTGGCCGCCGCGGCCCTCCTGGTAGGCCTCGACGCAGGCACCCGCGGAGGCCTCGCCGCCGCCCTGATCGGCCTCCTCGCCGTACTGGTGGGCCGCTTCCCCGGCGGCCCGTACGAGGCCCTGCACACGGCGGCATCCCGACTCCGCCTCCGCCGGAGGGTGACGCTCACGCCGGTGGGTGCGGGGGTGCGGAGGGAGTTGCGGGCAGGGTTCGGCAGGGCCCCGGAGGTGACCGGGAGAGGCGCGACTCCCTTGGAGGCACCGCCTCCCGGCGGCGGCCGGGCCACGCCGGAGGCGGAGCGGTCGGGCGAGGGGGCGGCCCGGCCCGCGAGCCACGGCGTCGCTGCGCACGCAACCGGGACATCGAGCAGGCAAGGCCCGGGCGAAGCCCGGATCTTGCCGGGCGCAGGCGGCACCGCACAACCGGGGCCAACGCCCGGCAGCGGCCGGGCCGCACCGCAAGCGGAGCAGCCCGGAGTCGCCGGGGCGCGAAGCGGTCGGGGCCCGGGTTCGGGCACAGCCGGCGCCGGACAACCGGGCGGTCCGGAGCAGTCGCGTCAGGACTCGCGGCCGGACGGCACTGCTGAGACGGCGGGCTCAAAGCCGGCCGCGGCGCAGTCGAGGTGGGCCCGAAGGGCCTCGGCCGGCTCCCCCCTGCCGGAGGCTGCCCAGGTCCTTCACCCCCTCCTGCGGGCCCGCCGGTTGCGCGTCAGCTACGACGGGTTCGCCGCGCTGGACGGGGTCGACCTCGACGTTCCGGCGGGGCGGATCACCGCGGTCGTGGGGCCCAACGGGGCCGGGAAGAGCACCTTGTTCCACTGTCTTGCCGGGACCGTGCGGCCCGACGGCGGGCGGGTGCTGCTCGGGGAGCGGGACATGACGCGGCGGGCGGCGCACGCGCGGACGCGGCTCGGGGTGGCGCGCACCTTCCAGCAGCTGGCCGTCTTCCCGTCGTTGACCGTGGCCGAGAACGTTCGGGTGGGCGCCGAGCAGGGCCGCGTCGCCGACCCGGCGGCCGTGGAGCGGGCGTTGCGGCTGCTGGGCCTCGCCGGACCGGTACGAGCGCTGCCCGCCGCGGAGCTGCCCACAGGAACCCTGCGCCGGGTCGAGCTGGCGCGGGCGCTCGCCGGCAGCCCGCGCGTGCTGCTGCTCGACGAGCCGGCCGCCGGGCTCGACAGTGCTGAAGTGACCGCGCTGACCCGGGTGTTGCGGGCCCTCGCCGCGGACGGCATGGCCCTGCTCGTCGTCGAGCACGACCTCGATCTCGTCGCCGACCTCGCCCACACGGTGCATGTGATGACGGCAGGCCGCATCGTGGCCTCCGGACCCGCCGATCGCGTACTCGCGACACTCGGGACGGTCGAGACCACGATCGAGACAGGATTCGGCCGGTGA